The following nucleotide sequence is from bacterium.
GTGATCCTCACGAATCCGATTGACGAGCGAAGACTCACTGATCGCTTCGAGCGCGGGCAGGAGGTGTTGTTCTTCAATCAGGAAGTGCGGCTCGAGATGGTCTGCGAACGCTTCGACGACTTGCTTCCACACCACCTCATGGGACACGGCGGAGTTCGGACGGCCAGCTAGCTTGCACCGCCGAGCTAGCACAAGGCCAGTGTGGTGATCGTCCGAAAGGTCGCGCAGCTCGAGTATTCGTTTCACAAGAACCTCCGACTTCGAACTGGCGAACTACTATTCGGAAACTGCGCCCCCAAAGCGCGGCCGAGTCGGATAACGTCCGACGGGCCAACCCAGTTTCTC
It contains:
- a CDS encoding hemerythrin domain-containing protein, which codes for MKRILELRDLSDDHHTGLVLARRCKLAGRPNSAVSHEVVWKQVVEAFADHLEPHFLIEEQHLLPALEAISESSLVNRIREDHSALRALRDAESPVLATVQRFGELLESHIRFEERQVFQPTQERLPASALKAIAAACQGSTRSRPASSGQ